The segment TCTTCAGTTAAGGAGCTTCTTGACTTGGCCCCAACAAAGAAGGTTAAATGCACCATGTTTAACATAATCTCATTATACCTCCACAAaaatgttttgtctttgttgttgttcatgAATACATAAAAAGCTAACTGTAGGAGAGTTTGCAGGTGATGTTCAGTACTGATGGATATGCATCTCCTGAGACTTACTATTTAGGTGAAGTTCAAGTTGCtacctctctttttttttgtaaattaaaccTCCTCAGCTCATTCTTGAACTAAGTTCTCTGCTTTTCGCAGGTGCAAAGAAGGCACGAGAGGTCATCTACTTAGTTCTGCGCGATGCATGTGCCAGTGGTGATCTCTCGCTCATGGAGGCTATTGATGCAGCCAAAGACATTTTCTCACGGAATGCCATTGCATTTTATAAGCTTGACGTAGTAGACGTAAACTCCTCTGGTCCACAAAACAGAATCTCTCTTAAATCACAGATGAAGGAGCCTGATGTTCAAGAAGATAGTAGTTCCTTTGTGCGCATTATTTGGGTCGATGCATCTGGACAACAAAGATGCCGTGTGAGTGTTTCTTAATTCCTCTGaaaacttctttttttcctttataaCTACAGAACCTTGACTAGAGTTCGGTTTGTTGTTGTACAGGTTGTTCAAGCGAATCGTTTTAACAGAAGTGTGAAGAAGAATGGCGTTGGTCTGACTCATGCATGCATGGGAATGCCTTCATTTACTGATGGACCCGCGGAAGAGTCTAAATTGACCGGTGTGGGTGAGATTAGATTGGTTCCAGATCTATCAACCAAGCGGACAATACCATGGTACCTTGCTCGTGTTCCTTCTCGTTGAAgttaacatgtttttttctttcttctttattACATTTGATcatatcatattattataacCGTTAATTAGGACAAAGCAAGAGAGCATGGTTTTAGCTGACATGCTCCTGAAGCCTGGTGAAGCATGGGAGTATTGTCCAAGAGAGACCTTGAGAAGAGTCGCAAAAGTTCTTAAAGATGAATTTGACTTGGTAAAAAGATCTCCTTATACCCCATTCTACTCTGTCTCTCTgttgatattttatttgtagCTTGAACACCAAGTTTCCGTGGCCTTTTAGGTAATGAACGCTGGTTTTGAGAATGAGTTTTATCTCCTCAAGAATGTTGTGAGGTATGTCACTGTAAGTCTCTTGAATCttagtttctttgtttgatCTGATCATTTTCATAACACTTTTTTAAAAGGGAAGGGAAAGAAGAGTATGTTCCTTTTGACTTTGGTCCTTACTGTTCAATATCCTCATACGATGCTGCGTCTCCGCTTTTCCATGAAATTGTACCAGCGCTCGAGTCCTTGAATATCACAGTGGAACAGGttaaaacaacataaatataattctgGATGATGACAAGCCATATATTGcaactatatataatatcaatctATAAATCATGTTTCTTGACATGTATATTTTTCTTCATAGTTTCATGCGGAATCCGGGAAAGGTCAGTTTGAAGTATCTCTTGGTCATACCGTTGCATCCCATGCAGCCGACAACTTGGTTTACACACGTGAAGTTATAAGATCGGTCGCAAGGAAACAAGGGTTGCTTGCCACCTTTGTTCCAAAGTATGTTAGTCTCTTCCCCCACTGTACTATAAGCTTTAACCAAAggttttaaaagaatataatgcATTTGTACGTGTGTACTTTCTTCAGGTATGATTTATGTGACATTGGTTCTGGATCACATGTGCATCTAAGTCTTTGGAAAGACGGTGAAAATGTCTTCCCAGCATCTGATAATACATCTGCTCATGGAATGTCTTCCATTGGAGAAGAGTTCATGGCTGGAGTTTTGTTTCACCTTCCTTCAATCTTAGCAGTTATAGCTCCACTTCCAAACAGGTAACTAAAAACGCATCTTCTTGAATAGTATCCTCGTAGAGTTGTTACGAATTAAGTTTCCCTTTTGTAATAAATTTTCAGCTATGACCGAATCCAACCAAACACATGGAGTGGAGCATTCCAATGTTGGGGCAAGGAGAACCGAGAGGCGGCTATAAGAACAGCCTCTCCACCAGGAGCTCCTGATGGTTTAGTTACTAACTTTGAGATCAAATCTTCTGATGGCGCTGCAAATCCTCACCTCGGTTTGGCCATTATAATGGCTGCTGGAATTGATGGTCTCCGGCGTCACCTTCAACTCCCTGAGCCAATAGGTAAAACCTTTATCATTCATTCTCATATAGTCTTAAGATATATATAGTTTCTGATAGTATTTTCTTACATATATGTGTTGTGGAATACCTTTTCATCATTTCGTTTGATGAAACATCAGATACAAATCCGGCTGATGTGGCTGCGACACTGAAGAGACTTCCTGAATCGCTCTCAGAAGCTGTTGAAGCTCTGGAGAAAGACCAAGTCTTCCACGAATTTCTCGGACAAAAGCTTTTAGTTGCCATAACAGCAGTCCGTAAGGTACACCAGTGTTGTTCTACTTCCAAAACCTTCCTATAGATTCGCAATGGTAACGTAGTAGATAAGCACTGATCTATGTTTTTCTCCTATTTTCACAGTCCGAGGTTGAGTATTATTCGAAGAACTCGAATGCATGCAAGCATCTTATTCACCGTTACTAATCCGTGACTCTCTTGAGCCTTGGGATGGTGATTATTTGATCATATGGCTTTTATTCCTCGTCGAGTATATTTTTAGATCAATCACCATAAATTGTACAATAATGGACCAGAACTTATATCGTTGGTACCACCTTTTCCCCGGTTTTAAAATGTGACGAagtgttttaaattttacagCAATTGATGAACTTAGGTTACAATATTGAATATTTCTTTCTCGAATGGAGCAGCAGATGCAAACGTGACATAAAGATGTAggttaaaattgtttttcatGCTTCGAGAGGCGCATGCTGCAGGactcttttttactttttcgtCCCATGCTTTCAAGGTCTCACGTTTTGGTTATTTAGACCATTCTTTTCGGCCTGATTAAGCCCAGATTCTTAGTGTGTTTGGgtcgaaaaataaataaaaaatgctaAAGAACGGAGTAAAAAAGCCTTAAATAAAGTCTGGTCTTAATATTGGGAGATACAATCGAAGAGGTTTGGTTTGTTCGGTGTGttttgtctctttcttctcgTCTCTTTCTTCTCGTTTTCTCCGCAACcgaaaaagaaatcaa is part of the Raphanus sativus cultivar WK10039 chromosome 5, ASM80110v3, whole genome shotgun sequence genome and harbors:
- the LOC108856828 gene encoding protein fluG; its protein translation is MEMEFKELKEAIDQAELVDAHAHNIVSLDSSFPFIGTFSEATGDALSFAPHSLSFKRNLREIAQLYGTEISLEAIEKHRQATGLRSLTSKCFKETGISALLIDDGLKLDKKHDIEWHRDFVPFVGRVLRIETVAEQILDDEESSSWTLDSFTKAFVARLNSLVPEIVALKTVAAYRSGLDIDTHVTKEVAENGLVEVVQSGKPVRIGNKGLIDYILTLTLEVTERHDLPLQIHTGFGDRDLDLRLANPLHLRNLLEDKRFAKSRIVLLHASYPFSKEASYLSSVYPQVYLDFGLAIPKLSVHGMVSSVKELLDLAPTKKVMFSTDGYASPETYYLGAKKAREVIYLVLRDACASGDLSLMEAIDAAKDIFSRNAIAFYKLDVVDVNSSGPQNRISLKSQMKEPDVQEDSSSFVRIIWVDASGQQRCRVVQANRFNRSVKKNGVGLTHACMGMPSFTDGPAEESKLTGVGEIRLVPDLSTKRTIPWTKQESMVLADMLLKPGEAWEYCPRETLRRVAKVLKDEFDLVMNAGFENEFYLLKNVVREGKEEYVPFDFGPYCSISSYDAASPLFHEIVPALESLNITVEQFHAESGKGQFEVSLGHTVASHAADNLVYTREVIRSVARKQGLLATFVPKYDLCDIGSGSHVHLSLWKDGENVFPASDNTSAHGMSSIGEEFMAGVLFHLPSILAVIAPLPNSYDRIQPNTWSGAFQCWGKENREAAIRTASPPGAPDGLVTNFEIKSSDGAANPHLGLAIIMAAGIDGLRRHLQLPEPIDTNPADVAATLKRLPESLSEAVEALEKDQVFHEFLGQKLLVAITAVRKSEVEYYSKNSNACKHLIHRY